A region from the Aegilops tauschii subsp. strangulata cultivar AL8/78 chromosome 5, Aet v6.0, whole genome shotgun sequence genome encodes:
- the LOC141022695 gene encoding uncharacterized protein has translation MAEEPSAKHHHGETLDKSSNLVDVHVPSEKREYTRTLTGVELHDKETLEIVCTSKPDKADKMMSRLRMKGGGLYPSFIGVDVEYTSEDEPPQMAAVLRLCVEELCLVYHIVAATKWPKRLKQFLQEEKLYTFSGLSIGGDKRMLNKSGLEINPNNLIDMQRKWKVPTTNKYYDSLADVAGSVIHPFYNGMKKKMDMKEDHKLWGTSPLPDKLIKYA, from the exons ATGGCGGAGGAACCGTCCGCCAAGCATCATCATGGCGAGACGTTGGACAAGAGTAGCAACCTCGTCGACGTTCACGTCCCCAGCGAGAAGCGCGAGTACACAAGAACCCTCACAGGGGTTGAGCTCCACGACAAGGAGACGCTGGAGATCGTCTGCACCAGCAAACCAGACAAGGCCGACAAGATGATGAGCAGGCTCAGGATGAAGGGCGGCGGCTTGTATCCGAGCTTCATTGGAGTTGATGTGGAGTACACAAGCGAAGATGAACCTCCACAGATGGCAGCAGTCCTACGGTTGTGCGTCGAGGAACTCTGCTTGGTGTACCACATCGTAGCGGCCACAAAATG GCCCAAGCGCCTCAAACAGTTCCTGCAGGAGGAGAAATTGTACACATTTTCCGGTCTCAGCATTGGAGGTGACAAGCGGATGCTGAACAAGTCTGGTTTGGAGATCAACCCCAACAACTTGATCGACATGCAGCGCAAGTGGAAAGTTCCAACCACCAACAAATACTATGACTCCTTGGCTGATGTTGCAGGCAGCGTCATCCACCCATTCTACAACggcatgaagaagaagatggacatGAAGGAAGACCACAAACTGTGGGGGACCAGCCCGCTGCCAGACAAGCTCATCAAGTACGCATGA